A region of the Cannabis sativa cultivar Pink pepper isolate KNU-18-1 chromosome 3, ASM2916894v1, whole genome shotgun sequence genome:
aaaatctactctaattttttgagtattattttttaaaaatttggcaAGTTTGGGAATTATTTGCATTTAACCTGAGTTAATAAGTGACCACAGTAAGAATTTTAACCATAGATGAAAAGAAAATGTGTGAAAAAAAAGAGGGTTAAGgaaactttattattttttcttaataaatatttttaataattaaaataaatattttccagccaatttttccttttttctttatttgtttgGGGCTCTGGAATATATTCAATTTCACACacaaacacacacaaaaaaactgagttttttttttctttgtattttCATTTTGATCGTAATGACAGGAGAAACGGGTTCAGAATTGTGATTGAAATTCATCAGAGCCATCTCTAAGAATCAAATTCTGGGTAACCTTTCATTCTTACTTAGTtgcatgtttattttgtttgtttatttatttttcattgtcttATGAATggaacatatatattttctggCATTGTTTTCGGTTAGATTGTTAAACTGTTGGTATGAACTTATTAGGTTTTAGTGAATGCTACTGAAATTTTTGTCTGGTTGAATGCGTTACATGAGCTgtttttttgagttttaattgaaaatttaatgaGCAAATGATAATGGGTTGATatgattttactttttttttatcttccTGTTCGTCATCTTGATTATGGAACTTAGGTTTTGGATTGTGTTGGAAGTGTATATTATCAACAAAGATTTGAACTTTATGAAGCTTTTATTGTGtttggttattgagaattcattgAGCAAAAAAAAGTGAACTTTAAGTTTCATGAATCCATTGAATGTTTAATCATTTACAAGCATAATCAGTGGtgtgtttatttaatttattatctcaTCAATGGAGATATGCCTATACTGATTTCAGACGTTTTGTATTGTCATGATATTTCTGTTTGGGAATGAGAGAGATTTTTGGCTGGCATTGTATTGTAACCAAAACATTTTCAATGGCAGTGTATGTCAACTTACTGTGGTTATTTCAAAAATTCGGTACTCAAGCTTCTTCAACTGTCATTGTAACATCAAATCTTTTGGCGGGTATTCGCTGTAGATTATTCGATTGGTTTCTGATTGGTTGTTACAAGGAACATTGATTAATATGCTATATCTTTGAATGCTTCCTATGATTAATTGTGAGTTGTGTTATGCGAAAGATTCGAATCTTTTTGTTTGTCTCTAGTATATAAGTAGTTTCCTTATCCTCTTTTCCTTTTTATACTTTGACCTATGTAGGCTTGCACAAGTAGAAATTCATTAATGATATGGAGATAACGGAGATTAGCGAATATGGTAATGGTGCTCATTAGTTTTTGATTGCGTGGCAGTTGCGAAAATGGAATGTAATCGAGAGGCTGCCCTCAAGGCTAAAGAGTTGGCAGAGAAGAAATTTGAGGAACAAGATTTTTCTGGGGCAAAACGATTTGCTATAAAGGCTCAAAGCTTGAATCCAGAGCTTGATGGGATTTCTCAAATGATATCAACTCTTGATGTCTACATCTCTGCTGAGAAGAAAACAAATGAGGATGTGGATTGCTACAGGGTCCTTGGTGTGGATTCATTGGCTGATGTTACCACAATCAGGAATCGTTTCAAGAAATTGGCGCTTGTCATTCACCCTAGTAAAAACAAATCTGTAGGAGCAGATGGGGCTTTTAAAATTCTGTATGAAGCCTGGAGGTTGTTGTCTGATAAGGATCGCCGAATTCTTTATGACCAGAAGAGGAATTTAAGGTGTAAGTCTGAAAATGGCTTGGACCAGAGAACATCAGTATCTAATGGAAAAAATGGTTTCCATAATCAATCTCATGGAAATGGTTCGCTCCAACAGGGTTTTAAAGGTGCTACTTATTCTGGGTCTTCTCCAGCTTCCGCTGGTCCAGTGAAACCCTCATTTTGGACTCTATGCAATGCTTGCAGGACGTACTTTGAGTACCATAGAGTTCATCTCAATCACAAGGTTTCATGTTCCAACTGCCGTCAACCCTTTTTTGCTATCGAGATACCTGCCCCACCAATCAATTTCAATGATGTATCTAGTGAGTTTACCATTAAGAATTCTGTTTCAGCTCAAGTTGCAGGTGGTTTTCGTTCAAAAACTGagaaatcgaagaggaagtatGAAGGTACCTTGTTAGATAGTAAGGAAGTATTGAATAATGCAAGTGGTAGATTGAATACAACGCCCTCTGTTGTTGGTTTGAATACTGGGTCTTCTGGTGTTGGTTTGAATACTGTGTCTTCTGGTGTTGGTCTAGACATCGAATCCAAAGAAGATAGGCTTCATAAAAAAAGACGAAAGAGTGAGCAAAAGATGGAAAATTCTGTGGGAGTTGGAAATGGGAATGTACCTGGCAACTGTAAAACTAACCGCTTTAGGGAATTTTCACTGCTTGAAATGCGGAATATGCTTCAGGAGAAGGCTAAGACAGTGATTAGAGAGAAGCTTAATGAATGGAGAATGGCTGCTGCGTTGAAAGTCCAAAATCAATCGAAGGAAGTCAGGGAGAATGAGAAAGGAAAGAAAGAAGCTAACAAACCTGTTGTAAAAGCTCATATGAGTAAATGTGATAATAAGCATGTAGATCGCAAGAAGGAAGAGCACGCTGCAAGGACCTGCCTTGTGAATTCTAATGTGAGCTCTAAAACAAATAGTCCTCCTCCAGTAACAATGAGTGTTCCAGATCctgatttttatgattttgaCAAGAATCGAACGGAAAGGTCATTTGGCGATAACCAGGTTTGGGCTGCATATGATGAAGATGATGGGATGCCTCGTTATTATGCAATGGTTCATCGTCTAATATCAACTGAACCCTTCAAAATGAAGATCAGTTGGCTTGCCTCCAAAGGCAACGGTGAACTGGCCCCATTAAATTGGATTGCTTCTGGTTTTCCTAAAACTAGTGGGGATTTCCGAATAGGAAAGCATGAAGTTTATAGCTCTCTTAATTCCTTCTCACACCAAGTTAAGTGGACTAAAGGCACAAGAGGAGGCATTTTGATTTATCCTGCCAAGGGAGATGTTTGGGCTCTGTATAAGAACTGGTCCCCTGATTGGAATGCTCTTACTCCAGATGAAGTCATACACAAGTATGACATGATGGAAGTACTTGAAGATTACAACGAAGAGCGGGGTGTGACTGTTGTGCCACTTGTTAAAGTAGCTGGTTTCAAGACAGTGTTTCGCCGTCATCAGGACCCAAGTAAAATCAGGACAATTCCCAGAGAACAGATGTTTCGGTTTTCTCACCAGGTTCCTTCTTACTTGCTTACAGGTAATGAAGGTCAGAATGCTCCTAAAGACTGTTGGGAACTTGACCCTGCATCTACACCTTTGGAGCTTCTTCAAGTAATCTCTGACGAAAACAATGGAGGAATACCGGTGGAAAATTTTGAATACCCCAAAGTACAGGAACTAATAGAGAATGGGAAAACAAATACTGAAAAGGGTCTGGCACTAGATTCTGAAAAAGAAGTTGTAGCAGATGTTTCAAAGGGGGAGGAGAAGGAAACCATAGAAAACAAATTGAAAGTATACAAACGTAAATGTAGACAGCAAAAGGGAAAGAAAATACATGAGAATACTCTCTGATTTCCAATCTAGTAGAGGCTTGATCATACTGGAAGGGATTTTTACTTGTTCAACTATTCATACAAAGCTCACAAAGTATTCTAACAAGGTATaacagttttctgtttttagtttatttgttcTTCTTTGGTGTATTGACAGTGGGATCTAGTAGAGTTTGCAGACAGTTTCAGAAGGAACTTTTGCTTAATTTCTCAGACACCCTTCTAAAGAAATAATTCCTTGCAGCTGGCCTAATTTGAGGACCTTGGAGCTAGCTTCATGGCTTATTTTTTGTGCACCTCATAATCtttttcattgttttttttttttttttcaatttgaaGTAAACTACATATGTTAGACCTTGTTAGTTTCATGCTTTTCTATAGACTACATCCCTGTGATCAatcttattcattttttttgggAATATTTAGTTCTGAATAGTGAATCTTGTACAGACCACAGTATTTTTTTGGAGAAGTAAGCTCTGTAGATTGAGCCTATTTTTCCATAAAAAGTTTAAGTTAAATGCCTTCCTTCTTCATTCTGGTTCATGTTTGTGTTTtatataattggattggatatACAGGTATTTGTATTAGTTTTAgtcaatatatttttattcaatAATTACAGTTGGTTTGAAAAACCAACTATATAATCAGTATCTGATTATTTAATGATGGATTTTCTTCTGTAACAAAGAGAACATTCAGGCAAATGAGACTGCCCAACAATAGTCTCAttcttcaaaaataaattaataaattatgggTTTTTCTAGTGGAATTGAACTCAATGTCAATACGCAAAATTATGGCTAATCCTAAGATAAAAAGACGTGTCTTTCcatcaataaatattttttaaattcaacttATGCCATATTGTCGGGGAAAAAAAAGATATCTTTAATTTCTAACAACAAAAGTGGGAATGATTCATAGAAACATTTGAATAAATACTCTCACTTACCTCtcttgaattattattgtttcgaaaatataaaaaacattCTCCAAAACTAATAAGAAATGTGCGTGATTCTGTTAAATTTTTATgtcaaaatatttattatagttatactatcaaatttgtaatttttttaaaaactctTAATAGTTTAAAGCATTAAGTTCTTAATATTTCAGTTTACTATgtctgttcaaaaaaaaaaaaaaaattagacctaTTTTtagtactataaattatttagaatttttcaaaaatttataaaattgatATTGTAAGTATAACGAATACTATTTTCGgacatatttgaggcatcagAATTAGAATTGGAGCAAGTTTATTTTTGAGCACTCGGGGCCCTGGGCCCCAAGCACCCAGTGCCTAAGTTGACAATATATCAATTTAGGCACCTTCCAAGTATCATATCAGAGATCTGACTTTTGCATCTTCTATCAAAAACAAGGATGTAGGTCCTTCTAAAGAAGAAACACCACTTCTTAGGTGCAAAAAAAGGGCtcagtgcccaggttgacacttGGGATTGGCCCTGCGCCCAAGTTGATATTTTGTCAACATGGGCCATTTTCAATGGAGTTTTTGAAGAAAACTTCTAAGAATTTTCTTGTTTTCAGTAAATATTAAGATTGAACTATTTTCAGGGACCAAATAAAATTTTTCACAGGGCCAAAATTGGGACCCAAAGTCCAGTTTGACACTTGAGGCTGGGcctagcgcccaggttgacataatGTCAACATGGACTGTTTCCGATCAAGTTTACCAAAAAGTATTCCGAGCATTTTTCCATCATCAGAAATAATGAAGATCTAAGCAAACTTGGGAAGAAAACAACAAACTCGAGCCCCTGGAAACGGAGCCCAGCGCCTAAGTTGACATTGTGCTGGGCCCAGCACGCAGGTTGACAATCAACCTAGAACGTGCCTTCAATTGCTCAAATGACAAAACTAATGCGACCATCGAATTTGGAATGGTCAAAAATGGGGTTAAGGACCTCGTCCTCAAGTTCGGAAGCCTTAGAAGTATAAAAAACGAGATCCCGAGAGCTCAGGAGTAAGTATcaagcgcccaggttgacaaatgGTTTGGTGCGCTGGGTTCTGCTTATCCGATTCTGATGTCGTTTCGATCGTCCGTCTAGTTTTtcacaataataaatattcatGAAGTTAGAGAAGTCAAATTCACAACTTTACATTTCTCATTTCCAGCTTACTTGGAAATGAAGAGTTTCGAGTCTCTCATTCCGCAAAACAGCAACATCTCCGAGAATTGGTGACCAACTTTGCCAGAACACAGAAACTAACTGAGTGATatcaaaatatcacttaggcatcTTAAAGTGCATCCCTTGGATGTTTCTACACTTACCCAACGTCCAGGTTGACGTCATATGTCAACCTGGGGACTGGGATGTCAACCTGGGGACTgggatgtcaacctgggcattgGATGTCAACCTCAGCACTAGGTCATGAACTgcctttagtaaaaatattcaTAACTCACTCAgttttgatttgattgatgcGATTCAACTTTCATTTCAAAGCCAATTTAATtctctatcaagtcatgtcCCACACTTCAATTGTAATTCTGAATCTATCATCATCAAAATTCATTCCCAACGGAGTTACTAAATAAGCTCTAGGTTACTACAGCGGAACCCTCCGGGCTCCGAAAAATGTCCATCACCACCAAGAGTTGATTCTTACCGTTAGATCATCATCAAcgataaaaaatatcttatttgtatttttctcctatttttgtgggtctccttcacctataaaaggagagctctataaactcattttttaaatttaaaaaactatCCACAAGGTCAaaatttctctctctagaaattaAAGCTTCTGATACTTAATCTTTTTTTGTAATTACCatctcgtgagaaataaaaatttaaaatagacgTAGCTCCATTACTGTCGCGATACAGGGAGTAAACTACTATAAATTTGTTGTGTCTCTCTTATAATTACTTAACTACTTATTTATTCTCGCCAATCTTGCGAGAGGGTGTGGCTTAGAAGTCTAGTCCAAATTTCTAAGTCAACATATGTTATTCAGTTTATTTCACTTTGTACATTAAGTTAAAGTTTTGATCTCTATAAAGTGAAGTAGGACCAATTGAAAATTGACATGAATAGATCACCatgcatgttattttcataccacattaccatgattgatctatgtcatttaaTTATGTAgatatatgtgaccattgatgggtttagttgtGTTTGATACAACaaaaatcgctttgatcctatgttgATATAGTTAATGGATGAGATTGCACATGCCTATGGTTATGATGACAATACTATGAGCTGAATAAGGTtaacacatttatatgtatacatatgtgaTCCAATGGAAGAttgttaaaatatatttatttggggccacaattgtatatatgtataaatgtgtgttgggtcatcatATAAATgagtcaaatttatgtggtctattttagaataaagtttatgacttaagcacttgttatgattttaatatgtggataccataaagataattttttatttgatgatgggctaaattagaaatagtaaataaaaattagttgTTGTTTTGCCAGTTATTAATAACAGGTAATGGTCCCCAATATTCATCGTATCTTTTCACTTTTGTATCTCCATCACTAAAAGACTAAGGTTCCAAAGAAAGTTTTGATGTAAAATTAGAAGATTATACTATTCTAAAGTCGATTCTATGAATTCGCTTCcgctaatttttaattttattatttgattcttatgaattaattagggttaaatacaaattaaagtttTCCAACAATCTTAACCAAACTATTTTATGTTACATTTGTGGAAACCCTTTATTGCTCTTGAGGTGTCTATTTCATCCCCAGATAAAGCAACAACTACTTCTCCTTTTGCTCATTCATCACTGAATCCTTTGAGACTAGAAGAGGTCACTATAGCTTATTTTCATGCTGAGTCTTCTAGAGTTGGTTTGAGTAGTGTATTAAAAAAAGTTAGGtctaagaaaagaagaatattgaATAAGTCGAGAAAGACACATTCAATAATGGGAACTCATCAAAATGGTAGTAGTGTAGCTTATTCTGTGAAAACTATTGGATCAGAAAAGGTTAGTGTGAGCATTGCTGCTGCACcagagaagaagaaagaaaccgAAAACTAGAAAAAACCGATATTATACTTTCGCAGGCgattaaagaaagaaaaaaacataCTTTAGGCCACATTGGATCAAGGGATTCATTGTTTGTGAAAGGGCATTTTCCCTTCTTCATTTCTTTGTAGCTGATCAAATTTTAGTACCTTGAACTTGTAGCAGTATAAATTTTTTATGCACCTCATATATAATGccttttaatttgttttgttttgaacATTGTTTAACTTGAAAGTATATAGTCTATTACAATAGTCATAtgcatttatatattatatgaaaaaaaaaaactagcaaATGTTTTGAGAATTTTGGCTAGAAAAATGATGCCTTCAAGTTCAAGTaagatgagtttttttttttttattatttttttgagctTTTTTCCATTTACTATTATATAGTATGATACCATATTCCTTTAAGCATTGGTCTTAGACTAATGAAACACCTTAAAGGTCTCATCATATTGTCTTGGAAAAGTTTGCAGATTCTTCtagtagaaaagataaatttaaaGAAGTCTCCCCTCtcccaaaaaaaattaagacttttttttatttaattattatttgacaAACAAACTCTATAAGTCAAAGTTGGTCCAATGCAAAGAATCATATACTCCATAATTGACATATTGCCTGGAAATATTAGGCTTTAATTTTTAACCATAAAAAATGGAAATGATTTATTAGTCTGGCTAACTTATAACCTCCTTTTAGGTTCACTAACATTTGAATATTACTAGAAAAAGAAATGGGGGGTGTTGAAGTACTGTTATGGCATGATTTTGTTAGTTAACATTTTTGTAGTGAAATATGTGGAAAACCACATGTGGTGCCACATTTGTATAAGTGTGAGTTTCTTAATAGATAATacaattagattttatttattataatttaattaataaaacaattaaaGTCTATATGGACAAATTAGTTATGGGAAATTGTtggtattattaattattatggcaATTAACTTAGAAAtccgaaacaaaaaaaaaaatgtaaaacatTTCAAAAGTATTATGCtgctatattaatattaatattacccAAAATTTCCAGCATTCATAGACAATGGAAATGATTTTTTCTTTGATGAAATTTCCCTTTATAAAATTCTGGTAATATACTTATAAAATtcaataatttttctttctttctttcttttctaatATAAAAATTTCCCTTTGATGAAATCATTGAAATGATTTAATGAATATACGGATGCTTCTAAACATATATGTTCATTCTAAAAtgagataaaaaaatatataatttagagTAGTGATTGTCACGCAACAaaatcttttaaaataaaaaaaaaaaaattgaaatttaacATTGTTAAACTATCCTCTATCCAGTTGGTTTGTTAGTTTTGTTTGTtaactttaatttgttagtaATTGAGTTAGCCCATAACTAATTCCCTCTTCTTGTTTCTTTGGTTCACTTTGCCTATATAAGGCTTTTTTACCTAAGTTGTAAATAAGATTTCAGATTCAATaataaagtctttttttttatgttctcTATTCTAATATGATATCagaaaataatcattaaaatctCTCAAAGCTCTTCAAGCTTTCCAACCATGGTACGAACTCGAGCCATAACCTCTGCTACCACCACTGATCCTATGGTCAATGCCATTGCTCCAAACGCTCCTCCACCATCTCAAACTCATACTTACGCTAACAATGTACATGGAGTTCCATCTTCAACTCTATATCACAACCAAACTCAGAACGATCAGCCTGCTTATGAAGATATTCGCAGTCCATACTATTTAAGTTCTGCTGATCATCCTGGACTGGCACTTGCCACTCCGGTTCTCAATGACAAAAATTTATAACCATGGTAACGAGATTTCAAATTATCCATTGTCGCTCGCAACAAGATTCCATTTCTTGAAGGTACCTTACCTCGGCCCCCTCCCAATGACTCTCTTTTAAGTTCTTGGATTAAATGTAACCAAATGGTTATATCTTGGATTTTACACTCTGTTTCTCCTAAGACTAAAAGTAGGGTTGAGCATCGGGCGGGtttaccgggtttcgggttggtgggtttcgggttcaaaaaattgaaaccgaacccggacccgaatagggcacgggttggcgggtcacgggttggcgggtttcggtTGGTCGGGTTTAGCAGGTTGGCGGGTTGACCCGGTCAACTCAGTCAACTcggtcaactctttaaaaaaattaattttttattcaaataattattttttttatttattaaattaagcatatataatataacaatttgttcatagtatctactattgaagaaaaaatgcattaatcaatccaaccaacaaacaaacaacatatttatcaaagattcaaatcaagcttcatattcatgttcatgaatcacgataaaagtgaaaactaaaatatttcaaaatacatccatATCTAATATCCATAGTCCATAAAAATCTAAagtccatattatatatataaaaacagtaataaaaaatatatataatatatttataaaccggGTTTgcgggttcaacccgaaacccggtacccctaaaatctcaacccgccaacccacccAAAGGGTACCGGGTTAACTCGCCCgaaactttttttaaatttttttttttgcgggttcaccagttcgggttcgggcgggttgctcgggttcgggtcaaaccCGCTCAAAATGTTCAACCCTGATTAAAAGTAGCATAATATATCTCAACACTACTACCGAGATGTGGAATGTGTTATACAATGATTTCGATCAAGATAATAGACCTCGAACATTCAAGCTCAATGAAACACTAACATATCTTCATCAAGGAGATGATTCATTGAGTTCTTATTTCACAAAATTCACTGTAATGTGAGACAAAATCAACCAATTAAGACTCAAGATACCATGTACTTGTGTTGTAGCAACTCAACATCAAGATCATCTCAACCATGATCAAGTTCTCCAATTTCTCAAAGAGCTCATTGAATCCTATCACATTGTCCGTGCTCAAATTATTCTTCTTGATCCTTGTCCACCTCTCAACAAAGTCTTCTCCATGGCGATATACCAAGAATGCCAAAGAACATTAGGGAATCATTCTATCTCCACCTTTGCTACTGCAAGCTCTTCCACACTAGCATCCTCACTCCCTAACCTTACTGCTCCCTTAGCAAATCAAAATTCAAGAACTAAGAAACGTCATCCCATGTGCTCACATTGCCAAAATTTTGGCCATTACAAAGACAAGTGTTACTTTCTACATGGATTCCCTCCTACTTATGGTAACAGAAAAACCTACTAATTTAAGCACTAACAATGCAAACCAGATCACTCCAACACACAGATTCCACCCCAAACTGTACAAGTCTCCAATCCTAATATTGAAACCAAACAATCTCAGTGCACCCCAACTCAATGTCAACAGATCATTTCTATGTTAACACAACAGTTGCAACCTGCAACATATTCCTTTACATCACATGATACACCAGGTGTAAATAACTTTTCTAGTAATATCAATCCTCTTTCCTTTAATTCTTGGATTATTGATAGTGGTGCTATTCACCATGTTTGCTGTAACATGAAATATTTTAACACTTTCACACACACTCCAAGTCATAAAACTATAACTTTACTAAATGGCACcttagttaaaataaaaaaatttggcACGGTCATACTTAATTCTCATTTGGTCTTCATAAATGTTCTATATGTACCAACCTTCAATTTCAATTTGTTATCTATTAGTGTTTTATTACATAACAGCTCCAACATTCAAATCTAATGACTGTTATATCCAGGGACTTTCTCGAATCTTGAAGATTGGGACAACCAAGAGATATGACAATCTTTATTACTTACAACAAGAGATACATTCTACTTCCATttcttgtaatatttatttagatAAAAACCAATGGCATAATCGCCTTGGTCATCCATCTATActtattactaataaaattaataaacatgCAGATACATTTTCCTAATGATACAACTGGAACTTCCATTTCATTATCCAATTTTTCATTTGGCCAAAcaaaagaaattatattttCCATCTAATCAAAAGATTTCTAATGTTGTTTTTTATCTTATCTAtttagacatatatatatatatatggggaCCATGTCCCATATCCTCAATAGAAGGATACAGATACTTCCTTACTATAGTAGATGATCATTCTCAATACACATGGATATACTTGCTTCGTGCTAAATTCGATGCCCCAACTATCATACAAAATTTCTTTACGTTTGTTAATATTCAATATAAAACAAACATTAAAGTAGTTAGAATGACAATGCAAAAGAATTGATACTTACTAACTTCTACACCAGAAAAGGCACTACACATTACAATTTCTGTGTAGGAAGACTGTAATAAATGCAGTTGTAGAACGCAAACACCAATACATCCTCAATGTAGctcgtgttgggttttatgccctaaataaaactcatttcaatataatcagatttacttattaatatagatcagaaataacatttaatgttgcatggttcacatgatttatttcatgattatatgtacataatgtataaattcatctgaaacccttttcacatacttgatcctgtttattgtgccgtcaacacattggaaagtaaacatgactatgtgaataaagtttcctagatttatcagacatagggttttactgatatgataatctacaacagagtttacttgcatttggagaagtgctatgttctttccagagcattggttaaagtaaagctcaggttggatgcatgaagtatgcatcggaagggaccgatattgaactttgacttagatttattaaacttaccgtaatatctattcaagtcaatatcgcctagttgatcctagatcaaatgatcttaatcctgatatgattaggctcaatcttgaaaggctattcgtgttctttgatttgttagttaagcctacttttaggtcagggtgatacgtacattttgggaacacggtagtgcaattgagtgggagcgctagcataaacatggaatctatagcttctatctggcgaatagtaagcaaaggatgatctccttcgagcttgaccaaacgaacataaatggtagagtactcatttcacataagctgaaatatcatttatacggggtcaagtgttttaaggaataaatacattgtagggtgtaacggtaatttaatccctttacagtgtagatcattcatatagaggatcattgatcaaattaggattataacaatggataactaatgatgtgtctatatggtggaacatatagagcattctatatactgagagtgcaattctaagttctatgcgtggattcaacgaagaattaataagttagtgaattttagtgctaaattcttgatctacttattggaagctcggttatatagacccatggtccccgcactagttgagataatattgcttgtaagactcatgtaattggttttgattaatcaattata
Encoded here:
- the LOC115711688 gene encoding uncharacterized protein LOC115711688, producing MECNREAALKAKELAEKKFEEQDFSGAKRFAIKAQSLNPELDGISQMISTLDVYISAEKKTNEDVDCYRVLGVDSLADVTTIRNRFKKLALVIHPSKNKSVGADGAFKILYEAWRLLSDKDRRILYDQKRNLRCKSENGLDQRTSVSNGKNGFHNQSHGNGSLQQGFKGATYSGSSPASAGPVKPSFWTLCNACRTYFEYHRVHLNHKVSCSNCRQPFFAIEIPAPPINFNDVSSEFTIKNSVSAQVAGGFRSKTEKSKRKYEGTLLDSKEVLNNASGRLNTTPSVVGLNTGSSGVGLNTVSSGVGLDIESKEDRLHKKRRKSEQKMENSVGVGNGNVPGNCKTNRFREFSLLEMRNMLQEKAKTVIREKLNEWRMAAALKVQNQSKEVRENEKGKKEANKPVVKAHMSKCDNKHVDRKKEEHAARTCLVNSNVSSKTNSPPPVTMSVPDPDFYDFDKNRTERSFGDNQVWAAYDEDDGMPRYYAMVHRLISTEPFKMKISWLASKGNGELAPLNWIASGFPKTSGDFRIGKHEVYSSLNSFSHQVKWTKGTRGGILIYPAKGDVWALYKNWSPDWNALTPDEVIHKYDMMEVLEDYNEERGVTVVPLVKVAGFKTVFRRHQDPSKIRTIPREQMFRFSHQVPSYLLTGNEGQNAPKDCWELDPASTPLELLQVISDENNGGIPVENFEYPKVQELIENGKTNTEKGLALDSEKEVVADVSKGEEKETIENKLKVYKRKCRQQKGKKIHENTL